The proteins below come from a single Gavia stellata isolate bGavSte3 chromosome 8, bGavSte3.hap2, whole genome shotgun sequence genomic window:
- the TMEM237 gene encoding transmembrane protein 237 isoform X2, producing MGKKQVCPPRALPPVPSGNQDEIPLSRPKKKKAKGKTPLDGIVQVAVRRQSESSEPLTPEPHDVPPQRKRKKKKIPTDSETSFTQQNVASLFQNGDGMDVPEAEETVIRKQRKRTKKPRPAETHCSNELEVEEEDIIEDEQRKSPDQHPVFAAPTGISQPVSKVFVEKNRRFQAADRAELIKTTENINVLMDVKSSWTTRDVALSVHRSFRVIGLFTHGFLAGYAVWNIIVIYILAGNQLSMVSNLLQQYKTLAYPAQSLFYLLLSISTVSAFDRIDLAKASVALRGFLTLDPAAVASFLYFAALILSLSQQMTCDRINLYTPPSENGSTWTAGTEEEIVQPWIVVNLVVSILVGASWIFLSYRPELDHSEELMFHAEIEEFPQGDIIPRIQP from the exons ATGGCATCGTCCAAGTAGCTGTTCGTCGGCAGTCTGAAAGCAGTGAGCCCCTAACTCCTGAACCTCATGATGTCCCTCCTCAAAGGAAAcgcaagaagaagaaaatacctaCTG ATTCTGAGACCTCTTTTACCCAGCAAAATGTTGCATCCTTATTTCAGAATGGAGATGGCATGGATGTCCCTGAAGCTGAAGAAACAGTGATCcgcaaacagagaaaaagaacaaa GAAACCTCGGCCAGCTGAAACACACTGTTCCAATGAGCTggaagtggaggaggaagacaTCATTGAAGATGAGCAAAGAAAGAGCCCAGATCAGCATCCTGTGTTTGCTGCTCCCACTGGAATTAGCCAGCCTGTTAGCAAagtttttgttgaaaaaaatc GGCGTTTTCAGGCAGCTGACCGTGCAGAATTGattaaaaccactgaaaatatCAATGTACTTATGGATGTGAAGTCTTCATGGACTACCAGAGATGTCGCCCTCTCAGTGCACCGAAGTTTCAG GGTGATCGGACTCTTCACCCATGGCTTCCTTGCTGGGTATGCTGTATGGAACATCATTGTTATCTACATTTTGGCAGGAAATCAACTTTCCATGGTTTCTAACCTGCTCCAGCAGTATAAGACACTAGCATACCCAGCTCAAAGTTTGTTCTACTTGTTGCTGTCTATCAGTACAGTCTCAGCCTTTGACAG GATTGATTTGGCAAAAGCATCAGTTGCACTGAGGGGCTTTCTTACCCTAGACCCAGCAGCAGTAGCCTCTTTCT tgtACTTTGCTGCTCTTATCTTATCCTTAAGCCAGCAGATGACATGTGACAGAATTAATCTCTATACACCACCTTCAGAAAATGGCAGCACCTG GACGGCAGgtacagaggaagaaattgttCAGCCGTGGATTGTGGTGAATTTGGTAGTGTCTATTCTAGTCGGGGCAAGTTGGATCTTCTTGTCTTACCGACCAGAGCTAGACCACAGTGAAG AACTGATGTTTCATGCTGAAATCGAGGAATTTCCCCAGGGAGATATCATACCCAGAATCCAGCCATAG
- the STRADB gene encoding STE20-related kinase adapter protein beta: MSCLDCSCILRTPVESIRPEELSQSSIHECLADSDLAWIAPSTGRNEMVFCSSNVSHYELQLEIGRRFNNLTSVYLARHTPTGMQVAVRITDLENCSEEHLKALQNEVVLSHFFQHPNIMTLWTVFTAGSWLWVISPFMAYGSARHLLKTYFPEGMSEALIGYILFGAIRGLNYMHQNGYIHRNIKASHILISGDGLVSLSGLSNLYSLVKNGQKSKVVYDFPQFSTSVLPWLSPELLRQDLSGYNMKSDIYSVGITACELANGHVPFQDMPRTQMLLQKLKGPTYCPWDINTFPRGESRMKNSRSGVDSGIGESMTRTMTSERLQIPFSKPFSPAFHNLVELCLQKDPEKRPSASSLLSHTFFKQIKEQTQNSLLSLLPPPIQNNRSEFLALPSTAVGTELGHITANQDDTDWVF; encoded by the exons ATGTCTTGTTTG GACTGTTCCTGTATTCTCCGTACACCAGTTGAATCAATCAGACCAGAAGAGCTGTCTCAGAGCAGCATCCATGAATGCCTG GCCGATTCTGATCTAGCCTGGATTGCCCCATCTACAGGAAGGAATGAAATGGTATTTTGCTCTTCTAATGTCTCTCACTATGAACTCCAGCTGGAAATAG GAAGGAGGTTCAACAACTTAACTTCAGTCTACCTTGCACGGCATACACCTACAGGGATGCAAGTTGCTGTAAGGATCACAGACCTAGAAAACTGCTCTGAAGAGCATTTGAAAGCCTTACAG AATGAGGTGGTTTTATCCCACTTTTTCCAGCATCCCAACATAATGACGCTTTGGACAGTGTTTACAGCTGGTAGCTGGCTTTGGGTCATCTCCCCGTTCATGGCCTATG GTTCAGCTAGACACCTGCTGAAGACTTACTTTCCTGAAGGAATGAGTGAAGCTTTGATAGGGTACATACTATTTGGTGCAATCAGAGGATTAAATTACATGCACCAGAACGGCTACATTCACAG GAATATTAAAGCTAGCCACATTCTGATTTCAGGGGATGGGCTGGTTTCTCTCTCTGGCTTAAGCAATCTCTACAGTTTAGttaaaaatggacaaaaatcaAAGGTGGTATATGATTTCCCCCAATTTAGTACATCCGTGCTTCCTTGGCTGAGTCCTGAACTACTGAGACAG GATTTGTCTGGGTATAACATGAAGTCTGACATTTACAGTGTGGGAATTACAGCATGTGAATTAGCCAATGGACACGTTCCTTTTCAAGATATGCCTCGCACTCAG ATGCTGCTGCAAAAGCTAAAAGGTCCCACGTATTGTCCTTGGGATATAAATACCTTTCCCCGTGGGGAATCCAGGATGAAGAATTCCCGATCAGGTGTTGATTCTGGAATTGGTGAGAGCATGACACGTACAATGACCAGTGAAAGACTACAAATTCCCTTTTCCAAACCGTTTTCACCTGCTTTCCACAACTTGGTAGAACTTTGCTTGCAAAAGGACCCTGAGAAAAG GCCATCAGCAAGCAGTTTGCTTTCGCATACGTTCTTCAAACAG aTAAAAGAACAAACACAGAATTCACTACTGTCTCTATTACCACCTCCTATTCAAAATAACAGATCAGAGTTCTTGGCACTGCCCTCAACAGCAGTTGGGACTGAACTTGGACATATTACTGCAAATCAAGATGATACAGACTGGGTATTCTAA